TCAATATGAGCATCCAATTCCGTCTTTTGATTGTACCAgcttttttcaccattctcCAGTACCTCTTTGGCCTGCTGTTCTGACGCTTTCAATTGTTGGATCTCAGATCTGCCACTCTGGACCTCAGAGCGCAATTGAGAGATTATCTTGGAGACTTCAGCATgcttttgaagttcttccTCGTAGTTTTTCTGAGCTATGTTAGCGTAAGCAGTTTGttgttccaaatcttttTGGAGTTGATATAACTTTTGGTCgtactctttcttcacctgTCCTAAAGAATGTTCACTACTTTCAAGAGAAACAAGTTTTTTTAgaatttcattcttctcttcttcggaCCTGTTCTTCTGCAGAGCATACTCGTTATTCAAAAAGTCGatgtttttcttcaagttgCTGACACattgttccaattgaacCTTCTCAGCAAGATACTTCTCAGCATTAGATTTCAATGCCTCTGTCCTTTCCTCGAATTCATTGCTTagattcttcaatgttTCCTCAGCGGTGGATGATATTTGCTTAAATTCTTCGTTCTGTGAATAAGCATGTTTGAGCTCAATCATCGTCTTCTCTAAGTCTTTCCTTAGCTGACCTTGAGTTGTCTCTCCATTCCCAGCGTCATTCAATGTCTTGTATGAAGCAATACGAGAATCACTTTCTTCtatttttttctttagATCATTAACTTCTAATTCCAATTGTGCGACTGTTGCGGTTTTAGTAGCAAGTTCGTCTCTGATCTTGCCGGCGTCAGACGACATTTCGTCAATCTTCTCTTGGAACCATTTGGTCTGAGCTCTCTTAGCATCTTCAGATGCCTTGATTTCGTTGTCTTTAGAGCTAATTTCCGTTTTCAACTCGCTCGTTTGTACTTCTAATTGAGCAATCGCAGCTTTGTGGGATGCCTGTGATTCCTTGAGAAGGTTTTCACGCTCCGATTGCAAAGTCTGCAGCTGCGTGACCATAAGGTTTAGTGAATTTCTCTCTACTGagatcttttgaatctctCTCCTTAAAGAGTCACTGGATGATTGGAGTAGAGATTTCTCGGCGTCTAGATTGGCGGCTCTGGCTTCAAGAActgaaagttttgattGACACGAAATGTACTTATTGACTGTCTCACCATTTCTTGCTTCTTGTTTAGACAATATGGATTGCAATTCATGCGATCTCCTAATGAGTTCTGCGTTTTCATTCTTGGTCATTTCCAGCGTCGATTGCAATAATTTCAATCTATCTTCGGCTAGAGTTCGGGATGACCTTTCCTTCTCGTGACTGATAGTGAGTTGAGTCTTGGACTGATATAAATTCCGAATTTCTTGATTCAACAGTtcattgttctttgacGTTTCCGTTGTCAAAGTTGATAGTTTATCTTCTAAACTCTTTATCAATTCTTGGTTCTCCTGGCTATCTTTCATTCTATCAGCATCTCCCAAATTGTCGAAACTCTGACTCGTTTGTGACAGTATAGCTTTGTAAGCATCACGTTCTTTCTCGATAGTTGAGACCTTACTTTCTATCTCCGAATTGCGCTCTTGCAAGGTAATTATTGCCTCCTTAGCTTCATCAATGGTTTTTCTCTCTAGAGAGTCAATTCTGATATTGgaatttttttcttcctcttcaagcCTATCAGCCAAAGTCCTGGCGGTCTTTAACAATTCTGTATTTCTTTCCTGTAAAGTTGCaatatctttgaattcGACCAATCTCTCTGTGATGATACTTTGAGAGTCACTTTCATTGCTTggattttcattttcaatgatcttcttgatgaatgcAACCTCATCAGCAGTAAGTGGACCACGAGAATCATTTTGGAGTGTGCCGTTGAACAGAAGAAACTGTACTTGACGCGCAAGATCAGATCTTTGTCTTATGAGTGTATGTGTATTAATCTCAAGCTGTTTGATCTTTCCCGTGGCAGATTCCAGCTCTCTCGTCTTTCTTTCCTTTTCATGAGAAGTATGCTCTAACAATAATGCTATATCACTGAGCTCCTTTTCTAGTGTATAggatctttctttgagtGAGTTGATTACAGGTACTTTGTATTCGAGCTCTACAACAAATGACTCGATTTGACGTTGTAAATTCTCCTTTTGATGCCTTTCCTTTATCAGTTGCTTTTTCAACACGCCAATGTCACCATAAAGTTTCGGTATTGAAACATTGGCTGTCGaatcaagatcaaactcCTCACTGTCGCCCATTACCTCATTGACAACAGCTTGTAAACGCAACCGCTCGTGGTTCGATTCTTCGAGCTGTTGTCTTACCTGAGCTAAATCATCCATAAATCTGGCTTGTTGTGTGGATTGAAGGTTATCAGCTTCGGTGGAATTGTGCTTTTCTTCGGTTAATCGgagttcttctttgaacGATTGTAACTGTTCGTCCTGTAAATCAAGTAATTTCTGTTTAAGTGACATTTCGCGTGAGAATTCTTGCTTTTCCGTGTTTAACTCATCACttaatttcttgatttcatACAACTTGTTTTGCAGATCCTGGGAAATTTCCtgatttttctttaacAGAAACTCTCTGGAGCTTTTCTCCAGTTGATAATCGTTTTTCAAACGTGCAACTTCTTGCAAGGACTTTTGCAACTCTGTATCATTTTCTTGCCTATATTTGATCAGTTGTTcagtttttgaagttaCTTCTTTTTCAAGCCATTCGTTACTCTTTGTAAGCATTCCGACCTGTTGTTTGACTATTTCGAGCTCTGATTTATCGCCGAGTCCATTGCATTTGAGAGTTTGTACTTCATTTTGGGTCTCCATAAGTTGCTGACGCAGATTCTTATTATCATTCACCAATTCCTGTGACTCAACCTTCGAAGCTTCTAATTCACTtatcttctcttcaagtAGCTTAACAACCTCTTGCTTATTAGACTTCAGGACATTTTTTTGCTCTATTGTGTTTTGCAATTCAAACTTGACGTTTTCCATTTGTCCTAGAGCCAAGGTCTTTTCCTTTGTCAATTGAGAAACCTGCTCTTCGAGCCGATTTCGCCTCTGCTTCTCCGTATCATTCTCTCTGATTAATCTTTCAGtctcttttttcaaagaatctaCTTTACTAGTGCACAATGCCTTCAATTCGTCCACAGTAGCATGTAGTCTCAAATTATTCGATTGTAAATTGTT
This DNA window, taken from Torulaspora delbrueckii CBS 1146 chromosome 2, complete genome, encodes the following:
- the MLP2 gene encoding Mlp2p (similar to Saccharomyces cerevisiae MLP2 (YIL149C) and MLP1 (YKR095W); ancestral locus Anc_5.702), whose translation is MSEKETLVGSSGTDELSQRIAGFLGISDDELKPVLADHVLSDCLVNKLQEFNNLQSNNLRLHATVDELKALCTSKVDSLKKETERLIRENDTEKQRRNRLEEQVSQLTKEKTLALGQMENVKFELQNTIEQKNVLKSNKQEVVKLLEEKISELEASKVESQELVNDNKNLRQQLMETQNEVQTLKCNGLGDKSELEIVKQQVGMLTKSNEWLEKEVTSKTEQLIKYRQENDTELQKSLQEVARLKNDYQLEKSSREFLLKKNQEISQDLQNKLYEIKKLSDELNTEKQEFSREMSLKQKLLDLQDEQLQSFKEELRLTEEKHNSTEADNLQSTQQARFMDDLAQVRQQLEESNHERLRLQAVVNEVMGDSEEFDLDSTANVSIPKLYGDIGVLKKQLIKERHQKENLQRQIESFVVELEYKVPVINSLKERSYTLEKELSDIALLLEHTSHEKERKTRELESATGKIKQLEINTHTLIRQRSDLARQVQFLLFNGTLQNDSRGPLTADEVAFIKKIIENENPSNESDSQSIITERLVEFKDIATLQERNTELLKTARTLADRLEEEEKNSNIRIDSLERKTIDEAKEAIITLQERNSEIESKVSTIEKERDAYKAILSQTSQSFDNLGDADRMKDSQENQELIKSLEDKLSTLTTETSKNNELLNQEIRNLYQSKTQLTISHEKERSSRTLAEDRLKLLQSTLEMTKNENAELIRRSHELQSILSKQEARNGETVNKYISCQSKLSVLEARAANLDAEKSLLQSSSDSLRREIQKISVERNSLNLMVTQLQTLQSERENLLKESQASHKAAIAQLEVQTSELKTEISSKDNEIKASEDAKRAQTKWFQEKIDEMSSDAGKIRDELATKTATVAQLELEVNDLKKKIEESDSRIASYKTLNDAGNGETTQGQLRKDLEKTMIELKHAYSQNEEFKQISSTAEETLKNLSNEFEERTEALKSNAEKYLAEKVQLEQCVSNLKKNIDFLNNEYALQKNRSEEEKNEILKKLVSLESSEHSLGQVKKEYDQKLYQLQKDLEQQTAYANIAQKNYEEELQKHAEVSKIISQLRSEVQSGRSEIQQLKASEQQAKEVLENGEKSWYNQKTELDAHIDDLKRQVDNISSQNKLLFSQVELLSKSEREFENKLLPGSSELLISLRRERDILETKLTVSKREEKLLHQKQVALEDELAEARKKLFKLQENDSNHSDIAKQHEDIMEQLNQMNLLRESNVTLRNAVNAAQEKNSDLQSELNHLQSKILPLNSELSECRQSIEEKDQRIILLIDEADRWKERSHDILRRHEKIDPEEYRKLEEEISNLKKELEAKSKENTDLNDRFTRLKKQAHEKLNASKIAQANLSAEVNELQGTKTKMEEILKETQTKVLNLEKLLTERDSESANNEDLRHELDDALERCKEIEVKLGETVGSSEGLTSQLNEEINSLKEQVRIFKEKENDSTLEGSQGLSNVVESMKKAFEEEKIKFIQEKTEEYNKKFEEEKAKLSSENGSPAEPVSAPDVNSLKKQWEEEYEAISQQRIQEAEENLKKRIRMPTEERIKKVLDKRKTELEEEFQRRLKENNLQPEGGDAKEREELKKQLESEFEAKYKEILASTKKKAFEEGKQQAAMKSTLLERKISKLESQLNSSNNPTPEKAAATSVGLPTKIDESRTENMATGTPAFGEKVLKLSDKPAFSFQPSSKSNPFTSALPGNNNVFGMKPTFSFTPGSSQPESRPTFGSTGFNTTAEPESNRSSSQSEESIPEKQESASVQGQNGKVAEEAGSNVTTTQKRPADDQPDDEETHKREKQQSSSPLG